In the Deltaproteobacteria bacterium genome, GAAGGTATGGAGAAACCATCGAACCAGGTTTGCAATTTCCATCCACATCATCCGACCTGCTTTCTTCGTGGTCTTGTTCGCAAAATCCGCAACGTACCGGGAGGGTCGACCAACCCGTCTCTGCACGCAGACCCGCCCCCGGCTCTACGGCCCGGGATATTCAGTTCCGCTGCATCACGGCATCGGCCATTCGAACGGCCCGTGCGGTTTCCCGAACATCATGCACCCGCACCAGATTCGCACCGTTCAATACCCCCAAAACCGCCGTCGCAAGACTCCCTTCCATCCGTTCGGCCACGGGAAGGTCAAGGATGGCACCGATCATGGATTTTCGGGAGGTCCCGAGGAGGAGGGGACGGCCCAGCACTTTGAACTCGGAGAGATGTTTCAACAGATCGAGATTATCCTGAAGACGTTTTCCAAAACCGATCCCGGGGTCCAGGATCATCTGTTCATCCCGCATTCCCGCGGCCCGGCCGATCTCCATGCTACCCTCCAGGTAGGCCAGAACCTCCCCCACAACATCTTCATAAGAAGGATCCTGCTGCATATCCTTCGGCGTCCCCAGGATATGCATCAAAACCACGGGCACATCCCGTTCGGCAACCAGAGAGGCCATCTCCGGATCGAACCGCAAACCGGAGATATCGTTAATCATGTGTGCCCCGGCATCAAGAGCCGCCCGGGCAACAGAAGCCTTGCAGGTATCAACGGAGATCCGAAGCCCCGCCTCCCGGACGAGACGTTCCACCACCGGCAGAACCCGTTTAAGTTCTTCCTCCTCCGGAACCCGCGCCGATCCCGGCCGGGTCGATTCCCCGCCGACGTCAATGAAATCCGCTCCCTCTTCCGCCATCCGTATCGCCTGTATGACAGCAGCATCCACGCTGTCGTATGCGCCGCCGTCGAAGAAGGAATCGGGCGTCACATTGAGGACCCCCATGATGTAGGTTCGTTCTCCCAGATCAATAAGCTCGGAGCCGAACCGGCAGGGAAAGCGGTTCTGGTTGAAGGAGCGAATGCACAAGGCCAGATCATCGGCAAGAGCGGGCAAACCGAAGAAGTTCTGCCGCTTCAGTTTACGGACCAGCCCCCGGTAGTGCCGCTCTGTCGCCACCATCAGAACGTCCGTCGTCTCCACGGAATGGGTCAGAGTCCCATGAGCAACGGCACAATCGCCCCCCCGGGAGAGCAGCTCCTGTTTGAGAAGGTTGGCAACAGGGCAGGGAACATCCGAAAGACGGATCATGCGCGTCAATCCCTTGGGAAACATCAGACCGATCCCCGGCGGATCTGCGCCAAGACGCCTCATTTCATGAATGATCTCCTCCCGTGTGTTAAGCTGCAGGATTCGCATCCCGTACTTCATTCACCAACCTCTTGGGGGAGCTTTCCATTAATGAGTTCATCGATCTGTTCCGCGCTGAGAACCTCGACCTCCAGCAGGTTTTCGGAGATCCGCTTCAAAGTCTCCAGGTTTTCTTTAAGAAGAGTTCGGGCTTTCCCGTAGCACTGCGTGACAATCTGTTTCACCTCGGTATCGATTTCCATTGCCGTCGCCTCGCTGTAATCCCGATGCTGGGAAATCTCCCGTCCGAGAAAGATCTGCTCATCTTTCTTCCCGAAAGAGAGCGGCCCCAACTGGTCACTCATCCCCCACTCACAGACCATTTTCCTTGCGAGCGAAGTCGCCTGCTCAATGTCATTGCCTGCCCCCGTCGTCATCTGGCTGAAGATCAATTCCTCCGCCGCCCTCCCGCCCATCAGAACGGCGATTCTGCCGAGCATGAATTCTTTCGAAAAGGTGTACTTGTCCGATTCGGGAAGTTGCTGCGTAACCCCGAGGGCACGACCCCGGGGGATGATGGTCACCTTGTGAACCGGATCTGTCCCCGGAATCATTTTCGCAACGAGAACATGACCGGCCTCGTGGTAAGCGGTATTCCGTTTTTCCTCATCACTCATGATCATGCTTTTCCGTTCCGCCCCCATGAGAACCTTGTCCTTGGCCTCTTCCAGGTCGGTCATTTCCACCTCATCCTTGTTCCTGCGTGCGGCAAGCAGCGCCGCCTCATTCACGAGATTGGCAAGATCGGCGCCGGAGAAACCGGGCGTGCCCCGGGCCAGAACATGAAGATCGACTTCCGCTGCGACGGGGATCTTTCGGGTATGCACTTTGAGTATCCCTTCCCTCCCCTTGATATCGGGGTTCGGCACAACCACCTGCCGATCGAAACGGCCGGGCCGCAGGAGGGCCGGGTCGAGAACATCCGGCCGGTTTGTTGCAGCAATCAGGATCACACTCTCATGGGATTCGAAACCGTCCATCTCGACCAAGAGCTGATTCAAGGTCTGTTCCCGCTCGTCATGCCCGCCGCCGAGGCCGGCGCCACGGTGACGACCGACGGCATCAATTTCATCAATAAAGATGATGCAGGGGGCATGCTTCTTCCCCTGATTGAACAGGTCGCGTACCCTGGACGCCCCCACACCGACGAACATCTCGACAAAATCGGAACCACTGATGGTAAAAAACGGAACGTCCGCCTCTCCGGCGATGGCCCGGGCCAGCAGGGTCTTGCCTGTGCCGGGAGGTCCCATCAGGAGGACCCCCTTCGGGATTTTCCCGCCCAATCTCTGAAATTTCTTGGGATCCTTGAGATACTCGATGATCTCCTGCAGTTCATCTTTGGCCTCATCGATCCCGGATACATCTTTGAAAGTCACCTTCTGCTGATCTTCATTGAGCAGTTTCGCGCGGCTCTTCCCGAAAGAAAGTGCCTTGTTCCCTCCCCCCTGCATCTGCCGCATGAAGAAGACCCAGACGCCGATGAGGAGCAGAAAGGGAAACCAGGAAACCAGGATCGTTACAAAAAGTGATTCCTTCTTCGGCGGTTTGGCAACAATTTTGACCTCCTTTTTTCGCAGGTCATTCACCAGCTCGGGATAATTCGGTGAATAGACCTTGAAGGTCTTGCCTTCATTAGTCTTCCCGTGAATCATCCCTCCATCTTCGATCACGACCTCACTGACGTCTCCCGCATCGACCTTATTCATGAACTCGGTAAAAGAAACTTCACGGACCATTTCCTTCTGGTAACTAAAAAGATTGAAGAGCAGGACCATCACCATTCCGATGACGAGCCAGAGGGTCAAGCTTTTGTAAAATGAATTCACGAAAGACCTCCGGTACAAAGGAGAAGCCCCATAACACAAAAGGTGGCTTCATCTTCTATCTTATTGAAATTAATTAATATTTCACGTTATTGATTTTCAGATCCTATCACAAACTCCCTCATGTGACAACAGAAAAAGGGCTGAAATTTATAGTGATAAGGAGTCATCACTAAAAATGGTGTATCGATAAACAGAGGATCCGGGCTGTCTCTTCCCCGACGGCAAAACGGACATCGGTGCGCAGCCCGCCGATCCAGAGGATCTCATCCCGCCCGTTGACCAGGAGGGGGAGACGATTCCGCCGGGAGCAGGGGATCTTTTCATCGATGAGAAACCGTTTCACCTTCTTCGTCCTTCCAAAACCGGAAGGACGGAAGCGGTCTCCAGGCCGTCGGGTTCTGACCCTCAGCGGCAACACGCATTTATCGTAATCAAAACAGGCGGTCATAGAAGATGAGGAGAAGGGAACCTTTGAATCAGCGGCCAGGATCTCCGAGCGCACCTCAATACCGAGAGCCGGAATCCGCCCGGTCCCCGGAATCGGAATTTCATACATCCCCGGCGATACCTCCGCCCGCACCGCCCGCAGAAATTCCAGTCGATCGTAAACCTTGCGTACCTGCATTCCGCAGGGCAGATCAATGCGGGCCGATGACCCCCCGGCCTTCATCAAACGGATCACGGCCTCCACCTGCTCGAAGCTCCCTCCCTGCAGGGCATCATCCAGCTCGCAAAGTGCCTGCCGGATCACCCGCCGCAATAATGCCGGCGGCAGGGAGCTGAGCGGATCGCAGAGCAGTGCGATCCCCCCATCGAGGGGAATGGGATGAAACTGATCCGCCGCCAACTCCGAAAGCAAGGTCTCCTCATCCCGAAGAATTTCGGCGGTCCGGCAAAGATCTTCGACAAGATTGGGATTGTACTCTTTCTTCAAAACCGGCAGAAGTTCCCGGCGAATCCGGTTTCGAAGATAGATCGTCTTTTCGTTGGATCGATCCTCCCGCCAGGCAATTCCCTCCCCCATCAGAAAATCCTGAATCTCACGGCGGGTCACCTGCAGGAACGGACGAATAATTCCGGGAGAACGTTGAAGGGGAATTCCGGCGAGGCCGCGGGTACCCGAACCCCGGAACAGGCGCATGAGAAGGGTTTCCGCCTGATCATCCGCGTGATGCCCTAAGGCGACCCGGTCCGCATAAAACCGCTCGACGGTACGACGGAGGAAATCGTATCGTACCCTCCGGGCCGTTTCCTGGGCCGACCCCTTCTTCTCCGTTACCAGGGCCGGGACATCGACAAATTCGGAAACGAGCGACAACCCGCGACGCGCCGCTTCGGCCTCGCAGAAGTCCCGGTCTCCCTCCGCCTCGCCCCCCCGGAAACCATGGTTAAGGTGCGCCGGGATCAAGGTCAGGTCATAACATTCCCGCAGACGGTACAGGACCTCGAAAAGCGCCATGGAATCGGGACCTCCCGAAAGAGCGATGACCACGGTATCGCCTCTGGACAGGAGTCCATGCTGCTCGATCGTTCTTTTAATTTTGGAGATAAATTTCGTCGGCATGATTCTTTGTTGGTTTCCAGAGCCATCCTCTCGCCAAACTCGCAAAGAACGCAAAGAAAAAAGAAGCAGTTCATTTTGATCTTAAACTTTGTGCTTTTGACCCTTTGTCCCTTGTCTTGTCCTTCGGTCAAATCACATCATCGTATACTTCGGTCCTCCCCCCCCTTCCGGCGGAACCCAGGTGATAATCCCGTAAGGATCCCGGATATCGCAGGTCTTGCAGTGAACACAGTTGGCAAAGTTGATCCGCAGTTTTTCCTCCCCACTCTCCTCGTCTGCGACCATCTCGTAAACCCCGGCGGGACAGAATTTCACGCAGGGATTTCCGTATTCTTCCCGGCAGCGGCCGTGGCAGATCGAGGGATCCTCAACATGGAGGTGACAGGGCTGATCCTCATCGTGTGTTGTCCCGGAATGATAGACCGAGGTTACCTTGTCAAAGGTCAAAGTCCCGTCGGTAATCACCGGCTCCTTCACGGCCCCCTTTTCGTGATAGTCGGCCACTTTTTTCATCTGCTCGCAATCGGCCTTCTCCGATTTCCAGTTTGTCAACCCCTTGCCCCCCGTCACCATCCCGAAGGCGGCGTTGAGCATCCCGGTGATCCGCCCCCGGTCAAACGCCTGGTGAAAATTCCGGGCCGCCCGGAGATCCTGCCACACATAACTTTTCCGGAGACTCTCCTCGTAGCCGGCCAGCACTTCGCGGGAGGCATCCCCCGAAAGCAGCGCCGAGAAGGCCGCCTCCGCCGCCAGCATTCCGGACTTCATGGCAAGATGAACTCCCTTGATCCGCCGGCTGTCAAAGAGAGCGCCGTCATCTCCGACCAACAGCCCGCCGTCAAAGGCAAGCTGCGGCACGGAATGATAACCACTTATGGAGACTGTCTTGGCACCGTATTCGAGGAGTTTTCCCCCCGAGATCATCTGTTGGATGAAATCATGATCCTTGTAACGCTGGAAAGCCTCGTGCGTATCGAAGAAGGGATCGGGCGAATTGACCCCGGCCAGCAGTCCGAGGATCAGCCGGCGGTCCGCCATGGGATAAATGAAGCCCCCGCCGTAAGTGTCCGGGGGGAGCGGATGACCGAGGGTATGAATCACCTCGT is a window encoding:
- a CDS encoding electron transfer flavoprotein-ubiquinone oxidoreductase codes for the protein MESRERMEVDVLFVGGGPACLSGALYLMRKIAKHNDLVERGEAKGEALKEPMIVLLEKGAEIGAHSLSGAVLDPVALKELVPDYEEQGAPIEHVVRKESLYYLTSVSQFHSPFIPPPLENRGGLVISLSRFNRWLGSLVAEAGCEIFPGFPGIEVLYEGDRVIGVRTGDKGIDKEGNRKGNFEPGIDLVARVTIFGEGPRGNLAKTLIPRLGLAEGKAPIGYLTGVKEVWELPEGNEVSDEVIHTLGHPLPPDTYGGGFIYPMADRRLILGLLAGVNSPDPFFDTHEAFQRYKDHDFIQQMISGGKLLEYGAKTVSISGYHSVPQLAFDGGLLVGDDGALFDSRRIKGVHLAMKSGMLAAEAAFSALLSGDASREVLAGYEESLRKSYVWQDLRAARNFHQAFDRGRITGMLNAAFGMVTGGKGLTNWKSEKADCEQMKKVADYHEKGAVKEPVITDGTLTFDKVTSVYHSGTTHDEDQPCHLHVEDPSICHGRCREEYGNPCVKFCPAGVYEMVADEESGEEKLRINFANCVHCKTCDIRDPYGIITWVPPEGGGGPKYTMM
- the folP gene encoding dihydropteroate synthase, producing MKYGMRILQLNTREEIIHEMRRLGADPPGIGLMFPKGLTRMIRLSDVPCPVANLLKQELLSRGGDCAVAHGTLTHSVETTDVLMVATERHYRGLVRKLKRQNFFGLPALADDLALCIRSFNQNRFPCRFGSELIDLGERTYIMGVLNVTPDSFFDGGAYDSVDAAVIQAIRMAEEGADFIDVGGESTRPGSARVPEEEELKRVLPVVERLVREAGLRISVDTCKASVARAALDAGAHMINDISGLRFDPEMASLVAERDVPVVLMHILGTPKDMQQDPSYEDVVGEVLAYLEGSMEIGRAAGMRDEQMILDPGIGFGKRLQDNLDLLKHLSEFKVLGRPLLLGTSRKSMIGAILDLPVAERMEGSLATAVLGVLNGANLVRVHDVRETARAVRMADAVMQRN
- the tilS gene encoding tRNA lysidine(34) synthetase TilS, with amino-acid sequence MPTKFISKIKRTIEQHGLLSRGDTVVIALSGGPDSMALFEVLYRLRECYDLTLIPAHLNHGFRGGEAEGDRDFCEAEAARRGLSLVSEFVDVPALVTEKKGSAQETARRVRYDFLRRTVERFYADRVALGHHADDQAETLLMRLFRGSGTRGLAGIPLQRSPGIIRPFLQVTRREIQDFLMGEGIAWREDRSNEKTIYLRNRIRRELLPVLKKEYNPNLVEDLCRTAEILRDEETLLSELAADQFHPIPLDGGIALLCDPLSSLPPALLRRVIRQALCELDDALQGGSFEQVEAVIRLMKAGGSSARIDLPCGMQVRKVYDRLEFLRAVRAEVSPGMYEIPIPGTGRIPALGIEVRSEILAADSKVPFSSSSMTACFDYDKCVLPLRVRTRRPGDRFRPSGFGRTKKVKRFLIDEKIPCSRRNRLPLLVNGRDEILWIGGLRTDVRFAVGEETARILCLSIHHF
- a CDS encoding ATP-dependent metallopeptidase FtsH/Yme1/Tma family protein; translated protein: MNSFYKSLTLWLVIGMVMVLLFNLFSYQKEMVREVSFTEFMNKVDAGDVSEVVIEDGGMIHGKTNEGKTFKVYSPNYPELVNDLRKKEVKIVAKPPKKESLFVTILVSWFPFLLLIGVWVFFMRQMQGGGNKALSFGKSRAKLLNEDQQKVTFKDVSGIDEAKDELQEIIEYLKDPKKFQRLGGKIPKGVLLMGPPGTGKTLLARAIAGEADVPFFTISGSDFVEMFVGVGASRVRDLFNQGKKHAPCIIFIDEIDAVGRHRGAGLGGGHDEREQTLNQLLVEMDGFESHESVILIAATNRPDVLDPALLRPGRFDRQVVVPNPDIKGREGILKVHTRKIPVAAEVDLHVLARGTPGFSGADLANLVNEAALLAARRNKDEVEMTDLEEAKDKVLMGAERKSMIMSDEEKRNTAYHEAGHVLVAKMIPGTDPVHKVTIIPRGRALGVTQQLPESDKYTFSKEFMLGRIAVLMGGRAAEELIFSQMTTGAGNDIEQATSLARKMVCEWGMSDQLGPLSFGKKDEQIFLGREISQHRDYSEATAMEIDTEVKQIVTQCYGKARTLLKENLETLKRISENLLEVEVLSAEQIDELINGKLPQEVGE